From one Anopheles cruzii chromosome 3, idAnoCruzAS_RS32_06, whole genome shotgun sequence genomic stretch:
- the LOC128273854 gene encoding DNA polymerase epsilon subunit 2 has translation MNEITRLKSQISSRFSIGGFQIRSEASSYLAQQIQSLSESERKQWITNVANHVQSQNLAQPIVERTHIELAIKEANNTGLDDAESVFRVIGAFEVPSFVYSEEKKKFLPDTDKRHMLAAPIAKSNYLRERYLLLWQKTWRHEMFSQRTTPGTTDVAGKKGKLTLRKVENLLSTSKLNDVVLLGLLTQLTEGRFYLEDPTGSVPIDLSSTVYSAGLFCEGCFVLAYGKFRDGTLNIEEMGFPPPELASSSRAFFGSLNSWGGPSKALLKYSRNLAEVEKANVDHSLVFVSDCWLDSAEVLEKLKQLLKGYDDFPPVAIILMGPFAKCKENVYALKGRFQALGEVLASCEKLKAQTDLVLVPSCDDPAAANILPRPPIPNALAGELSKRYPRTILTTNPCRLQYCTQQIVVCRADLVTKLCRNTINFPKQGHLEEHFARTLINQGTLAPLHPIAFPTHWSYDASLSLYPVPDLIVIGDPCQGFQTTEQECTVMNVGSFPKSKFTFKVYYPSNRTVEDSQIPDDE, from the exons ATGAACGAAATAACGCGATTAAAATCTCAAATTTCGTCCCGTTTCTCGATTGGTGGCTTCCAGATACGAAG CGAGGCTAGCAGTTATCTGGCGCAGCAAATTCAATCGCTCTCCGAATCGGAACGTAAACAGTGGATTACTAATGTGGCCAATCACGTGCAAAGCCAAAACTTGGCCCAACCGATCGTCGAACGGACGCACATCGAGCTGGCCATCAAAGAGGCGAACAATACCGGACTGGACGATGCAGAATCGGTGTTTAGAGTGATCGGTGCGTTCGAAGTGCCTTCGTTCGTTTAcagcgaagaaaagaaaaagtttcTGCCAGACACGGATAAGCGCCACATGCTGGCCGCTCCGATTGCAAAGTCCAACTACCTGCGCGAACGATATTTGCTGCTGTGGCAGAAAACTTGGCGCCATGAAATGTTTTCCCAACGTACGACACCCGGCACCACGGATGTGGCGGGCAAAAAGGGCAAGCTGACACTGCGCAAAGTGGAAAATCTCCTTTCGACGTCCAAACTGAACGATGTCGTGCTGTTGGGTTTACTGACACAGCTTACCGAGGGTCGGTTTTACCTCGAAGACCCGACCGGATCGGTACCGATCGATCTCAGCTCTACCGTTTATTCGGCAGGATTGTTCTGCGAGGGTTGCTTCGTGCTGGCCTACGGCAAGTTTCGCGACGGAACGCTGAACATCGAAGAGATGGGATTTCCGCCGCCCGAGCTGGCCTCGAGTAGCCGGGCGTTTTTTGGTTCGCTCAACAGCTGGGGTGGTCCGTCGAAGGCGCTGCTAAAGTATTCGCGCAACTTGGCCGAAGTGGAGAAAGCTAATGTCGATCACAGTTTAGTGTTTGTGTCCGACTGCTGGCTGGACAGTGCGGAGGTGCTGGAGAAACTCAAGCAACTGCTGAAGGGCTACGACGATTTTCCGCCCGTCGCGATCATACTGATGGGTCCGTTTGCCAAGTGTAAGGAAAACGTTTATGCGCTCAAAGGACGATTTCAAGCGCTGGGTGAAGTGTTGGCCAGTTGTGAGAAGTTAAAAGCGCAAACCGATCTAGTGCTGGTGCCGTCGTGTGAtgatcctgcagcagcaaatatTCTGCCACGTCCACCGATTCCGAACGCGCTGGCGGGTGAATTGAGCAAAAGGTACCCGCGCACGATTCTGACCACCAATCCTTGCCGACTGCAGTACTGCACGCAACAGATCGTTGTATGCCGTGCGGACCTGGTGACAAAATTGTGCCGAAACACAATCAACTTTCCTAAACAGGGCCACCTAGAAGAGCAT TTCGCGCGAACATTGATCAATCAGGGAACGCTGGCTCCGTTGCATCCGATAGCGTTTCCAACTCACTGGAGTTACGATGCATCTCTTTCGTTGTACCCAGTGCCGGACCTGATCGTGATCGGTGATCCATGCCAGGGTTTTCAAACCACCGAACAGGAATGTACCGTGATGAACGTTGGCTCTTTTCCAAAGTCGAAGTTCACCTTCAAAGTGTACTATCCATCCAATCGAACCGTCGAGGATTCACAAATACCGGATGACGAATGA